A region of Candidatus Thermoplasmatota archaeon DNA encodes the following proteins:
- a CDS encoding RNA-guided pseudouridylation complex pseudouridine synthase subunit Cbf5 yields MLIEKRRRLIKAEAETNPNYGKEPSKRSVEELIDNGVTVVDKPAGPTSHQVSAWVRDIFGINKTGHGGTLDPNVTGILPVALSNATKAIGLMHSVGKEYVCVMRLHGDESEESIMQVCSQFIGKIRQTPPKEAAVKREEREREIYYLDILEINGRDVLFRVGCEGGTYIRVLCGDIGKKLGCDAHMHELRRTRSGVFEESEAHTLHDVLDSYIFWKEDGDEEIKKIIRHMEDLLIHLPCIVIRDSAVDAICHGAYLTLPGVLQIDTGIKKESVVALKTLKGEGVAIGTSLMSTRDIMDKDKGIVVDVNRVLMRKGTYPPMWKKT; encoded by the coding sequence ATGCTTATTGAAAAACGAAGGAGATTGATAAAGGCGGAGGCCGAGACAAACCCGAATTACGGAAAAGAACCTTCCAAAAGAAGCGTTGAAGAATTAATTGATAATGGTGTTACCGTTGTTGATAAACCGGCGGGTCCAACATCCCATCAGGTGAGCGCGTGGGTCAGGGACATTTTTGGCATAAATAAGACGGGGCATGGAGGGACGCTCGATCCCAATGTCACGGGCATTTTGCCAGTCGCTCTCTCAAATGCTACAAAAGCCATCGGCTTGATGCATTCAGTAGGCAAGGAATATGTATGCGTTATGCGTCTTCACGGTGATGAAAGCGAGGAGAGCATAATGCAGGTGTGCAGCCAGTTTATCGGAAAGATAAGGCAAACACCGCCAAAAGAGGCCGCTGTGAAAAGAGAGGAAAGGGAGAGGGAGATTTACTATCTTGATATTCTGGAGATAAATGGAAGGGATGTTTTGTTCAGGGTAGGATGCGAGGGCGGGACATATATACGGGTTCTGTGTGGGGATATAGGGAAAAAACTGGGGTGCGATGCCCATATGCACGAGTTAAGGAGAACGAGAAGCGGTGTTTTCGAGGAAAGCGAAGCCCATACACTTCACGATGTGCTTGATTCATACATATTCTGGAAGGAAGACGGAGACGAGGAAATAAAAAAAATTATAAGGCACATGGAGGATTTACTTATCCACCTTCCCTGCATTGTGATAAGGGATTCCGCTGTCGATGCTATCTGTCATGGGGCATATCTGACCCTGCCGGGGGTGCTGCAGATTGATACAGGAATAAAAAAGGAAAGTGTGGTTGCCTTAAAAACTTTAAAGGGCGAAGGGGTAGCAATAGGAACGTCTCTCATGTCGACGAGGGACATTATGGATAAAGACAAAGGCATTGTAGTTGATGTCAATCGCGTACTGATGAGGAAAGGAACATACCCGCCCATGTGGAAAAAGACATAA
- the thyX gene encoding FAD-dependent thymidylate synthase produces MKVELLACTPESEMLSAMAAKLTHSASSMEELKKSDEKELRSILRHVIKIGHESVIEHAYFTFAISGVSRALTHQLVRHRIASYSQQSQRYVENEMEYIVPPSIKTAGMEQKYKDAVKKIWDMYDELKEKVPVEDARYILPNAACTKIMVSMNARSLLNFFELRCCLHAQWEIRMLAWKMLKMVKGVCPVIFENAGPPCKTKHICPMNKKECRWYPKEQHK; encoded by the coding sequence TTGAAAGTCGAGCTGCTGGCATGCACACCTGAAAGCGAGATGCTGTCCGCCATGGCTGCAAAACTCACCCATTCCGCGAGCAGTATGGAAGAATTGAAGAAAAGTGATGAAAAGGAACTCAGAAGCATTTTGAGGCATGTAATAAAAATTGGACATGAGAGCGTTATTGAACATGCCTACTTTACGTTTGCAATATCGGGGGTTTCCCGTGCCTTAACACACCAGCTTGTGAGGCACCGCATCGCATCTTACTCCCAGCAGTCGCAGCGTTATGTGGAAAACGAGATGGAATATATTGTGCCTCCTTCCATTAAAACGGCTGGAATGGAGCAGAAGTATAAAGATGCCGTAAAGAAAATATGGGATATGTATGATGAGCTTAAAGAAAAAGTGCCTGTGGAGGATGCACGCTACATTCTTCCAAATGCGGCGTGCACAAAAATAATGGTGTCAATGAACGCCCGCTCTTTGCTGAATTTTTTTGAACTGCGATGTTGTCTGCACGCCCAGTGGGAGATTCGCATGCTCGCATGGAAAATGCTTAAGATGGTTAAAGGTGTGTGCCCTGTCATATTCGAAAATGCTGGCCCTCCATGCAAAACGAAACATATATGTCCGATGAACAAAAAGGAGTGCAGGTGGTATCCGAAAGAGCAGCATAAATAA
- a CDS encoding transcriptional regulator, translating to MKKELLANTMGLLARAGFYVSEICTIRPSSFDFVARRDNTLLMVKVLNNIDALSEDVAKELLLLAKYLDGIPVLIGNRTSSGPLEDETLYCRYKVPIMTYETLNDCLQGVMPIICAAPGGLYANMDGSKIKELREKKSISLGQLAWAAGVSRRTIRMYEMGERATIEVAEKIGAFLGEEILKPIDLMEFISNYELEIERNINDDMLSMIKSMGISILPTSRSPFNAISELVDELLLVSVNDRRIIERAHIISNVSKVVEKHSVFFIEYSSKKNIEGIPVIEKKELYRIDEPVGLLDLIRERE from the coding sequence ATGAAAAAAGAATTGCTGGCAAATACAATGGGCCTGTTAGCACGGGCTGGATTTTATGTATCAGAGATATGCACTATCCGGCCGTCAAGCTTTGACTTCGTTGCAAGAAGGGATAACACCCTTCTCATGGTGAAGGTACTTAACAACATAGATGCCCTCAGTGAGGATGTTGCGAAGGAACTTCTGCTTCTCGCAAAGTATCTTGATGGAATTCCGGTTCTCATAGGCAACAGGACAAGTTCCGGCCCGCTTGAAGATGAAACGTTATATTGTCGTTATAAAGTCCCCATAATGACATATGAAACCCTGAATGACTGCCTTCAGGGGGTGATGCCCATCATATGTGCGGCCCCAGGAGGATTATATGCGAACATGGACGGCAGTAAAATAAAGGAATTGAGGGAGAAAAAGAGCATCTCCCTCGGGCAGCTTGCATGGGCGGCAGGTGTATCAAGAAGAACGATAAGGATGTATGAGATGGGAGAGAGAGCGACAATCGAAGTGGCAGAAAAAATAGGTGCATTTCTTGGAGAAGAGATTTTGAAGCCCATCGATTTGATGGAATTTATAAGCAATTATGAACTAGAGATAGAGAGAAATATTAACGATGACATGCTGTCAATGATAAAATCCATGGGAATCTCAATCCTTCCTACGTCAAGGTCCCCGTTTAATGCAATATCCGAGCTTGTGGATGAATTGCTTTTAGTAAGCGTAAATGATAGAAGAATTATTGAAAGGGCGCACATCATATCAAATGTTTCTAAAGTGGTCGAGAAGCATTCTGTTTTCTTTATCGAGTATTCATCGAAAAAAAATATCGAAGGCATACCGGTAATAGAAAAAAAAGAACTTTACAGAATAGATGAACCGGTTGGGCTGCTCGATCTTATCAGGGAGAGGGAATAA